One part of the Ochrobactrum quorumnocens genome encodes these proteins:
- a CDS encoding type II toxin-antitoxin system RelB/DinJ family antitoxin encodes MAANQLVQTRIDGEVKAQAAAVLATMGLTVSDAVRLMLTKVAKEKTLPFEIWQPNAETIAAMEEARSGSLKAMSLNEAKAEMRAIINADD; translated from the coding sequence ATGGCTGCAAATCAACTGGTACAAACCCGGATCGATGGTGAGGTGAAGGCTCAGGCGGCAGCAGTGCTGGCAACAATGGGCCTCACGGTTTCTGACGCGGTACGTCTGATGCTGACGAAAGTTGCAAAGGAAAAGACTTTGCCTTTCGAAATCTGGCAGCCAAATGCAGAAACCATTGCTGCGATGGAAGAGGCGCGTTCCGGAAGTCTCAAAGCAATGTCTTTGAATGAAGCAAAGGCAGAGATGAGAGCAATTATTAATGCGGACGATTAA
- a CDS encoding imm11 family protein: MNEPTAIEISVEAASHKGEFFLVDAGFLSNGRVPGIEIANEEKLVHPGMNVVSRPNGMPDLYPERPHLVHVPEKGGMPRDLEELSGIWIVSEPLKRLFEQMDAEAFAFMACDFSLADGSLGPQYYLGNVLRRLDALDEASSRVRIKLDHNYQTGEDEKLYSLVGGASLVFKPDVVGEAHIFRQDRMGAPPICDRAMFDALSAGNFSGVRLRDVANI; the protein is encoded by the coding sequence GTGAACGAACCGACCGCCATTGAAATTTCAGTCGAAGCCGCATCTCATAAGGGCGAATTTTTCCTAGTCGATGCCGGCTTCTTGAGCAACGGCAGGGTCCCCGGCATAGAAATTGCCAACGAAGAGAAGCTGGTCCATCCGGGGATGAATGTTGTCTCGCGTCCCAACGGAATGCCAGATCTGTATCCGGAGCGTCCCCACCTGGTTCATGTACCGGAGAAGGGCGGAATGCCGCGCGATCTGGAAGAACTCTCTGGCATATGGATTGTGTCGGAACCTTTGAAGCGACTGTTTGAGCAGATGGACGCCGAGGCGTTTGCATTTATGGCATGCGACTTCAGCCTTGCTGATGGGAGCCTCGGTCCTCAGTACTACCTAGGCAATGTGCTGCGCAGACTCGATGCCCTGGATGAAGCCTCCTCTCGCGTGAGGATCAAGCTCGACCACAATTATCAGACCGGCGAGGACGAGAAACTTTATAGCCTCGTCGGCGGAGCCAGCTTGGTGTTCAAACCGGATGTTGTGGGAGAAGCCCATATCTTCCGCCAGGATCGCATGGGAGCACCTCCCATCTGCGACCGCGCCATGTTTGATGCATTGAGTGCAGGCAACTTCTCCGGCGTACGGCTGCGCGATGTAGCCAATATATAA
- a CDS encoding 3'-5' exonuclease → MKIIAVDFETANEQRGSACSVGLAWIENGRVMRVVERLIRPKEMRFSSFNIAIHGIRPEHVEDAAEFPEVMDEFADDFCGATMIAHNASFDFSVWRACLDQYRQSYPALQYLCSVKMAQKVWPDLSSHKLNVLASYLRLSFKHHNAAEDAAICAEASIAMAKALRVTTLLDVAAHIGMKPGRLFAGGYEACTCRKR, encoded by the coding sequence TTGAAAATTATTGCCGTTGATTTTGAAACCGCAAATGAACAGCGGGGAAGCGCCTGCTCAGTGGGCTTGGCATGGATTGAAAACGGCCGCGTTATGCGTGTCGTCGAACGATTGATCCGCCCCAAAGAGATGCGCTTTTCGTCTTTTAACATCGCCATTCATGGCATTAGACCGGAACATGTCGAAGATGCGGCTGAATTTCCTGAAGTTATGGATGAGTTTGCCGATGATTTCTGCGGCGCAACAATGATTGCGCATAACGCTTCTTTTGATTTCAGTGTCTGGCGTGCGTGTCTTGATCAATACCGACAGAGCTATCCCGCACTTCAATATCTTTGCTCGGTCAAAATGGCGCAAAAGGTCTGGCCCGATCTGTCGTCACATAAATTAAATGTACTGGCCAGTTATCTGCGATTGAGCTTCAAGCATCATAATGCTGCCGAAGATGCCGCCATTTGTGCAGAGGCTTCAATTGCCATGGCCAAAGCGCTGCGTGTTACAACTTTGCTCGACGTTGCTGCTCACATCGGTATGAAACCTGGCCGATTATTTGCCGGAGGCTATGAGGCATGCACATGCCGAAAACGGTAA
- a CDS encoding DUF2610 domain-containing protein has product MAYCKGVIGSLLFGCPSISALQFPAINIRIEQRPALNRLAVAQNRIDAKPVGAQHYWIEVDRSSNVIFELRSLVSKLSHIAQGAQIDRVTRRYPRQITLLLRQDVLSNFLKSVQRAGPLLSDGGDTALERAKAVREVMHVRRRHS; this is encoded by the coding sequence GTGGCTTATTGTAAAGGAGTAATTGGAAGCCTCTTGTTTGGATGTCCTTCAATAAGTGCTCTTCAATTTCCCGCAATCAACATTCGTATCGAACAGAGGCCTGCACTGAATAGGCTGGCGGTGGCGCAAAATAGGATTGATGCGAAGCCGGTTGGAGCGCAACACTATTGGATTGAAGTAGATCGATCCTCCAATGTTATATTCGAATTGCGCAGCTTAGTTTCAAAACTGTCTCACATTGCACAGGGCGCACAGATTGACCGCGTCACGAGGCGATATCCCCGGCAAATAACATTATTATTGCGGCAGGATGTTTTGAGCAATTTCCTGAAAAGCGTTCAAAGGGCGGGGCCGTTATTAAGCGACGGTGGAGATACAGCATTAGAACGAGCGAAGGCGGTGCGTGAAGTTATGCATGTTAGACGTAGACATTCTTAA
- the repA gene encoding plasmid partitioning protein RepA, which produces MNIANKAEQVSFDDMILTQGREISRKLNLLRHENFPPDARKNLRQFSMAEAAYFLGVSPSNLKKLHLEGKGVDPIILSGGRRAYTIQQVQELRHWLDQNGRAEMKRYVPHRRGNDKLQVIGVVNFKGGSGKTTTAAHLAQHLALTGHRVLAIDLDPQASLSALHGIQPELDEFPSLYEAVRYDEQRKSIREVIRKTNFPGLDIIPAMLELQEYEYDTPLAMQNGGEGKTFWNRIASALAEVDAEYDVVVIDCPPQLGYLTLTALSAATSVLITVHPQMLDLMSMSQFLLMLGDILKTVRQAGGAVQLDWFRYLITRYEPTDVPQAQMVGFMQSMLASHMLKHQMLKSTAVSDAGLTKQTLYEVERSSMNRGTYDRAMEALEGVNSEIRGLIHEAWGR; this is translated from the coding sequence ATGAATATCGCAAATAAAGCAGAGCAAGTGTCGTTTGACGACATGATATTGACGCAAGGGCGAGAGATCTCGCGCAAGCTCAATCTGCTGCGTCATGAAAACTTCCCGCCTGATGCGCGTAAAAACTTGCGCCAGTTTTCCATGGCTGAAGCGGCTTACTTCCTTGGTGTATCTCCGAGCAATCTGAAGAAACTGCATCTTGAAGGTAAGGGGGTTGATCCCATCATCCTTTCCGGCGGACGCCGTGCCTATACAATCCAGCAGGTTCAGGAACTCCGTCATTGGCTCGACCAAAACGGTCGTGCCGAAATGAAGCGCTATGTTCCGCATCGCCGTGGCAATGATAAATTGCAGGTTATCGGTGTTGTGAACTTCAAGGGTGGCTCCGGCAAGACGACCACTGCGGCGCATCTGGCGCAACATCTGGCGTTGACCGGCCACCGCGTGCTTGCAATCGACCTTGATCCGCAGGCGTCCCTTTCAGCGCTCCACGGCATTCAGCCGGAGCTTGATGAGTTCCCATCGCTCTACGAAGCCGTTCGCTATGACGAGCAGCGCAAATCCATCCGCGAAGTCATTCGCAAGACCAATTTCCCGGGTCTCGATATCATCCCTGCAATGCTTGAGCTACAGGAATATGAATATGACACGCCGCTTGCAATGCAGAATGGCGGCGAAGGTAAAACCTTCTGGAATCGTATTGCGTCTGCACTTGCTGAAGTGGACGCGGAATATGATGTGGTCGTCATCGATTGCCCACCGCAGCTTGGTTATCTGACACTGACCGCCCTTTCAGCGGCAACGTCGGTTCTCATCACGGTTCATCCGCAGATGCTCGATCTTATGTCGATGTCGCAGTTCCTGCTTATGCTTGGCGATATCCTCAAGACCGTGCGTCAGGCTGGCGGTGCAGTGCAACTCGATTGGTTCCGCTATCTGATCACCCGCTATGAGCCGACTGACGTGCCACAGGCACAGATGGTTGGTTTTATGCAGAGCATGCTGGCATCCCACATGCTCAAGCACCAGATGCTCAAATCGACTGCGGTATCCGATGCAGGTCTTACAAAGCAGACACTCTATGAAGTTGAGCGTTCTTCCATGAACCGCGGGACTTATGATCGCGCTATGGAGGCTCTTGAGGGCGTTAATTCGGAAATTCGCGGGCTTATTCATGAAGCCTGGGGTCGTTAG